A window of the Zeugodacus cucurbitae isolate PBARC_wt_2022May chromosome 2, idZeuCucr1.2, whole genome shotgun sequence genome harbors these coding sequences:
- the LOC105220716 gene encoding uncharacterized protein LOC105220716, which yields MLATHGLLHVAADQRIAYAAIHFWLLLTQLMSAATVSGSRWNDSSNSPAPPASDQQLLQAPPPAPLMDKTLTNCGREDSPRWRPVCATANDVDYVLFGSECLLRQTNRERHHADTGDAQAVFREIALGFCRPSCSLIICEGSERAICARNVNSGEVRSFSGHCDMARDVCINDNDWQLIPDEACVRQLKSSVPTTSAPTTQATPITTAQGMPFTKKENMNQQQKFKKEVLSKSIPCPKVFNPVCAELFGVKATFINECLVNAENVKFNKDWQIFSEGVCAEDYASSETHKNVISKRSTVTSATVTFELNAPEQMPSDIMWTPNIENTNYMNEDVFSSYGGQMRSMLQYNQPYGARHTEQSSLDAMPHNIRILPSVDDHVSICKFGAGPVCGSSTQYSAHKFENICELLLRNLILNESWMVVNEGKCRRCVLNCTTDYDPICISRNAINYTIINQCHLDHAICRNNLNTWRILGKGECSTVLKNIPSPESNYVTITPETQNEAYFPRHARKILESLSEVGAESSISRNPPVVTDQMSSSEVFAGESHSTSSSETPLPGTTSTPIANTTPKTHIMNLWRSSKRKSSVTRRKRN from the exons ATGTTGGCAACGCATGGCTTACTGCACGTGGCCGCGGACCAACGCATCGCCTACGCGGCAATTCACTTTTGGCTACTGCTCACCCAACTGATGAGTGCGGCCACGGTCAGTGGCAGCCGGTGGAACGACAGTAGCAACAGCCCCGCCCCACCAGCCAGCGACCAGCAGCTGCTTCAAGCGCCACCCCCAGCGCCGTTGATGGACAAAACGTTGACAAACTGTGGCCGCGAAGACAGCCCTAGATGGCGGCCCGTTTGTGCCACAGCGAATGATGTGGACTATGTGCTCTTTGGCAGCGAATGTTTGTTGAGGCAAACCAACCGTGAGCGCCACCACGCGGACACAGGGGACGCGCAGGCCG TTTTTAGGGAAATTGCGTTGGGATTCTGTCGGCCGAGTTGTAGCCTTATAATTTGCGAAGGCAGCGAACGCGCGATTTGCGCCCGCAATGTCAACAGCGGCGAAGTGCGGAGCTTCAGCGGACACTGCGACATGGCGCGCGATGTTTGCATTAATGACAATG ATTGGCAACTGATCCCCGACGAAGCATGCGTTAGACAACTTAAGAGTTCAGTCCCTACTACTTCAGCTCCAACCACACAAGCTACTCCAATTACAACAGCGCAAGGAATGCCATTTACTAAAAAGGAAAATATgaatcaacaacaaaagtttaaaaaagaGGTGCTGAGTAAGTCGATACCATGTCCGAAGGTATTTAATCCGGTCTGCGCAGAACTCTTTGGCGTCAAGGCGACTTTTATCAACGAATGTCTAGTGAATGCAGAGAACGTAAAATTCAACAAAG ATTGGCAAATCTTCTCAGAGGGCGTCTGCGCGGAAGATTACGCCAGTTCCGAAACGCACAAAAACGTTATTAGCAAGCGCAGCACGGTAACCAGTGCGACCGTTACATTCGAACTGAACGCACCCGAGCAAATGCCGAGCGATATCATGTGGACACCGAATATCGAAAACACCAACTATATGAATGAGGATGTCTTCAGTTCCTATGGAGGGCAAATGAGAAGCATGCTCCAGTACAATCAGCCTTATGGTGCTCGGCACACCGAACAGTCATCCTTGGATGCAATGCCACATAATATACGGATTCTGCCGTCGGTTGACGATCATGTGTCGATCTGTAAATTTGGTGCTGGACCAGTTTGTGGCAGTTCAACGCAATACTCGGCGCATAAGTTTGAAAATATATGCGAGCTGTTATTGAGAAATCTCATTTTAAATGAGT CTTGGATGGTAGTTAACGAGGGTAAATGCCGAAGATGTGTCTTGAATTGCACCACAGACTACGATCCCATATGTATCTCACGCAACGCTATTAACTACACCATAATCAACCAATGCCATCTGGATCACGCTATTTGTAGGAATAACCTAAACA cATGGAGGATACTGGGCAAAGGCGAGTGCTCAactgttttgaaaaatattccatCACCCGAATCCAATTACGTCACAATAACGCCAGAAACTCAAAATGAAGCATACTTTCCTAGGCACGCAAGGAAAATTCTCGAATCCTTATCAGAAGTTGGCGCTGAAAGCTCGATAAGCCGAAATCCGCCAGTGGTCACTGACCAAATGTCTTCTTCAGAAGTTTTCGCTGGCGAATCCCATAGCACCAGCTCCAGCGAAACTCCACTTCCTGGCACTACCTCAACGCCCATCGCGAATACCACACCTAAAACTCATATAATGAATTTGTGGCGCAGCTCAAAGCGAAAATCGTCTGTgacaagaagaaaaagaaattag
- the LOC105217964 gene encoding actin maturation protease — protein MSHTLSATPPPPPLQEQTIAKKYPPPAKNQHELPTCTWALEYPELQKACFLARVCEDRAPQHCQLRKVASILQEGPTCGLTALSMLLNGAPNPTELLQLAKQRGYTNNGEMFSAQNLFKLICDALNSANSSATEANRREKSTLNGMSVTETGANECETEMPAVECVLHQGRLDCAKVRSALQAGACIFVPYDPDYNHSPCLKYGHKAHWALIIGYLINESNEYFVIARHGKAKNLAVWSMTSLSDSNANLIEFEQPKGYPDCDFLLPPGGIGGDLGLRERAIIVNMLPLEDLFFYARNERNAKH, from the exons ATGTCGCACACCTTGTCCGCCactccaccaccaccacctctTCAAGAGCAAACCATTGCCAAGAAGTATCCGCCGCCAGCCAAAAATCAACATGAATTGCCAACATGTACCTGGGCGCTGGAGTACCCTGAATTACAGAAGGCGTGTTTTCTAGCACGCGTTTGTGAGGACAGGGCTCCACAGCACTGCCAACTTCGCAAAGTCGCCTCTATTCTACAAGAGGGACCCACCTGTGGTTTGACTGCATTAAGCATGCTTTTGAATGGCGCACCTAACCCTACCGAACTCTTGCAGTTGGCTAAGCAGCGAGGCTACACAAACAATGGCGAAATGTTTAGTGCACAAAATCTATTTAAACTTATTTGTGATGCTCTAAATTCGGCAAATTCTTCAGCGACCGAAGCGAACAGAAGAGAAAAGTCCACATTGAATGGTATGTCGGTGACGGAAACAGGTGCCAATGAATGCGAGACCGAGATGCCGGCAGTGGAATGCGTGTTACATCAAGGCCGACTTGACTGTGCCAAGGTCAGATCAGCGTTGCAGGCGGGTGCTTGCATTTTTGTACC GTACGATCCTGACTACAATCATTCACCTTGTTTGAAATATGGTCACAAAGCGCATTGGGCACTCATCATCGGTTACTTGATTAACGAAAGTAATGAG TACTTTGTGATAGCGCGTCACGGAAAAGCGAAGAATCTTGCTGTCTGGTCAATGACTTCTCTAAGCGACAGCAATGCCAACCTTATAGAGTTCGAACAGCCGAAAGGTTATCCCGATTGTGATTTTCTGCTACCCCCTGGTGGTATTGGTGGTGATTTAGGTTTAAGAGAACGTGCCATTATTGTAAACATGTTGCCGCTAGAAGACTTATTTTTCTACGCGAGAAACGAAAGGAATGCCAAGCATTAG
- the LOC105217954 gene encoding U6 snRNA-associated Sm-like protein LSm3, whose product MATEEEQIQVLPVKEPLDLIRLSLDEKVYVKMRNERELRGRLHAFDQHLNMVLGDAEETVTTVEIDEETYEEVYKTTKRTIPMLFVRGDGVILVSPPMRVG is encoded by the exons ATGGCAACCGAAGAAGAGCAA ATACAAGTGTTGCCGGTCAAGGAGCCGCTGGACTTGATTAGGCTTAGTTTGGATGAAAAAGTATATGTAAAGATGCGTAATGAGCGTGAACTACGTGGACGCCTTCAC GCTTTCGATCAACATTTAAACATGGTGTTGGGAGACGCGGAAGAAACAGTAACAACCGTGGAAATCGATGAGGAAACATATGAAGAAGTATATAAGACTACAAAGCGTACAATTCCAATGCTTTTTGTGCGAGGAGACGGTGTAATATTGGTATCACCTCCTATGAGAGTAGGATAA